From Haloglomus litoreum, the proteins below share one genomic window:
- the moaC gene encoding cyclic pyranopterin monophosphate synthase MoaC, which produces MAGEDAADATGESDADGLTHVEDGDVQMVDVGDKPDTARRAVARGTIHLQPSTVAAIRADEVGKGNVLATARVGAVQAVKHTWETIPMCHQIPITNVETSFDVDDDRVDLEVAVETTGKTGCEMEALEGVTTGLNVVWDMVKAVEKDEDGQYPATRIDDVRVVEKRKRPLE; this is translated from the coding sequence ATGGCTGGCGAGGACGCCGCCGACGCAACGGGCGAGTCCGACGCCGACGGCCTCACCCACGTCGAGGACGGCGACGTGCAGATGGTCGACGTGGGCGACAAGCCCGACACCGCACGCCGGGCGGTCGCGCGGGGGACAATCCACCTCCAGCCCTCGACGGTCGCAGCCATCCGCGCCGACGAGGTGGGCAAGGGTAACGTGCTCGCCACCGCCCGCGTCGGCGCCGTGCAGGCGGTCAAGCACACCTGGGAGACCATCCCGATGTGCCACCAGATCCCCATCACGAACGTCGAGACCTCCTTCGACGTGGACGACGACCGCGTCGACCTCGAGGTGGCCGTCGAGACGACGGGCAAGACGGGCTGCGAGATGGAGGCGCTGGAGGGTGTGACGACCGGCCTCAACGTCGTCTGGGACATGGTGAAGGCCGTCGAGAAGGACGAGGACGGGCAGTACCCGGCGACGCGCATCGACGACGTGCGGGTGGTGGAGAAGCGCAAGCGGCCGCTGGAGTGA
- a CDS encoding PQQ-binding-like beta-propeller repeat protein produces MPSRRAFLAASSAAFAALAGCSTTDGPADSTTDPPTDIPTTAPDSPTPTPTDDDRPTQTPRDPRPLDISGTWPQRGYGAGHAGVAPATGVPDDGTAYWHLRRIRSGPPLLADGRLFHFGLTGDDGPGPPTRTASPPVGTGHQPEGALTLFCRDARDGKVRWTRRLPGRTRSGVVAGDRMVVAGEGFVRAYTLAGNLAWERDLGSRMASVGTTIDGTVMASTEIPRQGDRDADVRAYAVADGARRWRRPSPRWRAALAADGETVYALSSEFQVGSTLTARTLDDGRPHWSVELDDNGIPAGPFAAGDTVYVAPDDGGIHAFARSDARRRWHYEATTPNTVGLAADGDRAYLVDDGTLRVLEATTGDERYAVTPNHGGYARQPAVGSECIYLGRRGDGGELAALARDDGRERWTLRFPETVVEGDMVVSGLAAQPVVAEGGVYAFAWDGLYALGPGED; encoded by the coding sequence ATGCCCTCCAGACGCGCGTTCCTCGCAGCCAGTAGCGCGGCGTTCGCCGCCCTCGCCGGCTGCTCGACGACCGACGGACCCGCCGACTCGACGACGGACCCGCCGACCGACATCCCGACGACGGCGCCGGACTCACCGACGCCGACGCCCACGGACGACGACCGACCGACACAGACCCCACGGGACCCACGACCGCTCGACATCTCGGGCACCTGGCCACAGCGCGGCTACGGCGCCGGGCACGCCGGCGTGGCTCCGGCGACCGGCGTCCCCGACGACGGCACGGCGTACTGGCACCTCCGACGGATCCGCAGCGGACCGCCGCTGCTCGCCGACGGGCGGCTGTTCCACTTCGGCCTGACCGGCGACGACGGCCCGGGGCCACCGACCCGGACCGCCTCCCCGCCGGTGGGGACCGGCCACCAGCCCGAGGGCGCGCTGACGCTGTTCTGCCGCGACGCCCGCGACGGGAAGGTGCGCTGGACGCGGCGGCTGCCGGGCCGGACACGTTCCGGGGTCGTCGCCGGCGACCGGATGGTCGTCGCCGGCGAGGGATTCGTCCGCGCGTACACCCTCGCAGGTAACCTGGCGTGGGAGCGTGACCTCGGGAGCCGGATGGCGTCGGTCGGAACGACTATCGACGGTACGGTGATGGCCTCGACCGAGATACCCCGGCAGGGCGACCGCGACGCCGACGTGCGGGCCTACGCGGTCGCGGACGGGGCCCGGCGCTGGCGACGCCCGTCGCCGCGGTGGCGGGCCGCGCTCGCGGCCGACGGCGAGACGGTCTACGCGCTCTCGAGCGAGTTCCAGGTCGGCAGCACGCTCACGGCCCGCACGCTCGACGACGGCCGGCCGCACTGGTCGGTCGAACTCGACGACAACGGCATCCCGGCCGGTCCTTTCGCCGCCGGCGACACCGTGTACGTCGCGCCGGACGACGGCGGCATCCACGCCTTCGCGCGGTCGGACGCGCGCCGTCGCTGGCACTACGAAGCCACGACACCGAACACCGTGGGCCTCGCGGCCGACGGCGACCGCGCGTATCTCGTCGACGACGGAACGCTCCGAGTCCTCGAGGCCACGACCGGCGACGAACGCTACGCCGTGACACCCAACCACGGCGGGTACGCGAGACAGCCGGCGGTGGGGAGTGAGTGCATCTACCTGGGGCGGCGTGGCGACGGCGGGGAGCTGGCCGCACTCGCCCGGGACGACGGGCGCGAGCGGTGGACCCTCCGGTTCCCGGAGACCGTCGTGGAGGGGGATATGGTCGTCTCGGGGCTGGCGGCCCAGCCGGTCGTCGCCGAGGGCGGCGTCTACGCGTTCGCGTGGGACGGGCTGTACGCGCTCGGCCCCGGGGAAGACTGA
- the hflX gene encoding GTPase HflX — translation MTGAHQGTAVVAKRVDAGEADTAEFRELARAAGYEVVAEVTQTRKEDPALCLGEGKAEELAAVVRETEATTVLFDNRLGPYQTFNLGNLLPEGVELVDRFRLILEIFGQRAATKKAQLQVELAELRYELPRAEAKASLAKRDERPGFMGLGEYDESREQDIKRQISEISDELEAIEETEAHRREQRRESGFDLVALAGYTNAGKSTLLRRLADELDIDENADLHPDLDTTAESEDRLFTTLGTTTRRADMGKRDVLVTDTVGFISDLPHWLVESFKSTLSEVYRADLVLLVVDVSDPIEEIREKLVTSHDTLYERNEAPIVTVLNKVDKVPAEEVERKREALSALAPNPIAVSALEGDGIAELRDRVDDELPPFERERLVLPMCDDAMSLVSWVHDHAHVNDVDYGEQVVVDFEARPSVIERSRARASEVAAAVEH, via the coding sequence GTGACTGGCGCACACCAGGGAACGGCGGTCGTCGCGAAGCGTGTCGACGCGGGTGAGGCCGACACGGCCGAGTTCCGCGAACTCGCCCGGGCGGCCGGGTACGAGGTCGTCGCGGAGGTCACCCAGACCCGGAAGGAGGACCCGGCGCTCTGTCTCGGCGAGGGGAAGGCCGAGGAACTGGCCGCGGTCGTCCGGGAGACGGAGGCGACGACGGTACTGTTCGACAACCGGCTGGGTCCGTACCAGACATTCAACCTCGGGAACCTGCTCCCGGAGGGCGTCGAGCTGGTCGACCGCTTCCGGCTCATCCTCGAGATCTTCGGCCAGCGCGCCGCGACCAAGAAGGCCCAGTTGCAGGTCGAACTCGCCGAGTTGCGGTACGAACTCCCGCGTGCCGAGGCGAAGGCCTCGCTCGCGAAACGCGACGAGCGCCCCGGCTTCATGGGACTGGGCGAGTACGACGAGTCCCGCGAACAGGACATCAAGCGCCAGATATCCGAGATCAGCGACGAGCTGGAGGCCATCGAGGAGACCGAGGCCCACCGGCGCGAGCAGCGCCGCGAGTCCGGCTTCGACCTCGTCGCGCTGGCGGGCTACACGAACGCCGGGAAGTCCACCCTGCTCCGGCGGCTGGCGGACGAACTCGACATCGACGAGAACGCCGACCTCCACCCCGACCTCGACACGACGGCCGAATCCGAGGACCGCCTGTTCACGACGCTCGGCACCACCACGCGCCGCGCGGACATGGGCAAGCGCGACGTGCTGGTGACGGACACGGTCGGGTTCATCTCCGACCTCCCGCACTGGCTCGTGGAGTCGTTCAAGTCGACGCTCTCGGAGGTGTACCGCGCGGACCTCGTCCTCCTCGTGGTGGACGTCTCCGACCCCATCGAGGAGATCCGCGAGAAGCTCGTCACCAGCCACGATACGCTGTACGAGCGCAACGAGGCCCCCATCGTCACCGTCCTCAACAAGGTGGACAAGGTCCCCGCGGAGGAGGTCGAGCGCAAGCGCGAGGCCCTCTCCGCGCTCGCACCCAACCCCATCGCCGTGAGCGCCCTCGAGGGCGACGGCATCGCCGAGTTGCGCGACCGCGTGGACGACGAACTCCCGCCGTTCGAGCGCGAGCGACTGGTCCTGCCGATGTGCGACGACGCGATGTCGCTGGTGTCGTGGGTCCACGACCACGCGCACGTCAACGACGTGGACTACGGCGAGCAGGTGGTCGTCGACTTCGAGGCCCGCCCCAGCGTCATCGAGCGCTCGCGGGCCCGGGCCTCGGAGGTCGCGGCGGCCGTCGAACACTGA
- a CDS encoding FUN14 domain-containing protein, whose translation MVDFQALAQTVGINLGTGAVIGGLIGFTAKKVAKVLAILVGLELALFKFLESRQILTVNWDKLGASFLAAGEAAASQTPPSWLMTILSTLSVSGGFAGGFLLGFKKG comes from the coding sequence ATGGTGGACTTCCAAGCGCTCGCACAGACCGTGGGCATCAACCTCGGCACCGGGGCCGTCATCGGTGGCCTCATCGGGTTCACGGCGAAGAAGGTGGCCAAGGTCCTCGCCATCCTGGTCGGCCTCGAACTCGCCCTGTTCAAGTTCCTCGAATCCCGCCAGATCCTGACGGTCAACTGGGACAAGCTCGGTGCGAGCTTCCTCGCCGCGGGCGAGGCAGCCGCCTCGCAGACACCGCCCTCCTGGCTCATGACCATCCTCTCGACGCTCTCGGTCAGCGGCGGCTTCGCCGGCGGCTTCCTGCTCGGCTTCAAGAAGGGATAG
- a CDS encoding DUF5793 family protein encodes MRRDYFTLDVRNMDADGPPTAHIEFDGPADQLVDRLTGDDDEPLPPEELDVALRLQTPADAEDASGVVAVTNRVTGAYVLELNVDADDVFRFIDAAREFGQETDREFRYRVRVTVDGEELLDHEMNVFLVYDPDGELLRGRSLIPSGVEL; translated from the coding sequence ATGAGGCGCGATTACTTCACGCTGGACGTCCGCAACATGGACGCGGACGGGCCACCGACGGCCCACATCGAGTTCGATGGCCCCGCCGACCAGCTCGTCGATCGCCTCACCGGCGACGACGACGAGCCACTTCCGCCCGAGGAGCTCGATGTCGCCCTGCGACTCCAGACCCCGGCCGACGCCGAGGACGCGAGCGGCGTCGTCGCCGTGACCAACCGGGTGACCGGCGCGTACGTCCTCGAGCTCAACGTCGACGCCGACGACGTGTTCCGCTTCATCGACGCCGCCCGCGAGTTCGGACAGGAGACCGACCGGGAGTTCCGCTACCGCGTCCGCGTCACCGTCGACGGCGAGGAGCTGCTGGACCACGAGATGAACGTCTTCCTCGTCTACGATCCCGACGGGGAACTGCTGCGCGGCCGGTCGCTGATTCCGAGCGGCGTCGAACTCTAG
- a CDS encoding DUF7549 family protein, producing MVSLRTKYAGELAVLSTWASALLPWSMSFASQGGISLVVVRWQVFLFQFIFGASLPGEAPFQLLPTAIARESGGVEQAYLVWAAGAVPFLLAFLLSVAYYAREERVEDRLPVDPVRVLGGLLLLSGVVLGAATALLVQRYPGGAVPVGVLFLLVFGAILLRVERVEG from the coding sequence ATGGTGTCGCTCCGGACGAAGTACGCGGGCGAGCTCGCCGTGCTGTCGACGTGGGCGAGCGCGCTGTTGCCGTGGTCGATGTCGTTCGCCTCGCAGGGGGGCATCTCGCTGGTCGTCGTCCGATGGCAGGTGTTCCTGTTCCAGTTCATCTTCGGGGCCTCGCTCCCCGGCGAGGCGCCGTTCCAGTTGCTCCCGACCGCCATCGCTCGCGAGTCCGGGGGCGTCGAGCAGGCATACCTCGTCTGGGCCGCCGGGGCGGTCCCGTTCCTCCTCGCGTTCCTCCTCAGCGTGGCCTACTACGCCCGCGAGGAGCGCGTCGAGGACCGACTTCCGGTCGACCCCGTCCGCGTGCTGGGGGGGCTGTTGCTCCTGAGTGGCGTCGTCCTCGGCGCGGCGACGGCGTTGCTGGTCCAGCGGTACCCGGGCGGAGCGGTCCCCGTCGGGGTGCTGTTCCTCCTCGTCTTCGGCGCCATCCTGCTCCGGGTCGAGCGCGTCGAGGGCTGA
- a CDS encoding type II/IV secretion system ATPase subunit, protein MSDTNDSQRGQRKGALENVMEQLSRTVEMFRGSRIDIEHWSPTEHGRLVDFGGREGYEEVDRYWLNAPFSYASINYDAEENQYLYHVVEPTLDGFEAELLDALYEDVRNPLLYGPETDAEDDEGAERVLMEELRDRLEEYGVDVDMAGFYRLFYYLWRRFRGYGKIDALMHDPNIEDISCDGYGLPLYAYHEDYQDVETNVSFGEEELDSFVIQLAQQSGRHISVGNPVVETTLEDGSRAELALGQEVTPRGSAFTIRKYSEEPFTPIDLLRFGTYNLDQMAYLWMAIEHNKNVIFAGGTAAGKTTSLNAISMFIPPRSKLITIEDTRELALYHDNWLSSVTRERLDEAANITMYDLLRSSLRHRPEYIIVGEVRGEEAITLFQAMNTGHTTLSTMHADSVQTAINRLENEPINVPRPMVQSLDVLVVQTLARFGGERVRRASDIAEIEGIDQRTGELDYAGAYDWDATDDTFREGNRNLMDEIREERGWSQRDLLSEMRRRRRFLKYLWDEEVTNYQAFTTMVNRYYADPDRVMDRIDAPELDTGSGAEASADD, encoded by the coding sequence ATGTCCGATACGAACGACTCACAGCGGGGCCAGCGGAAGGGGGCGCTGGAGAACGTCATGGAGCAGCTCTCCAGGACGGTGGAGATGTTCCGCGGGTCCCGCATCGATATCGAGCACTGGTCGCCGACCGAACACGGTCGGCTGGTGGACTTCGGCGGCCGCGAGGGCTACGAGGAGGTGGATCGCTACTGGCTGAACGCACCGTTCTCCTACGCCTCGATCAACTACGACGCTGAGGAGAACCAGTACCTCTACCACGTCGTCGAGCCCACCCTGGACGGGTTCGAGGCGGAGCTGCTGGACGCCCTCTACGAGGACGTCCGGAACCCGCTGCTGTACGGCCCGGAGACCGACGCGGAGGACGACGAGGGCGCCGAGCGGGTCCTGATGGAGGAGCTCCGGGACCGGCTGGAGGAGTACGGCGTCGACGTTGACATGGCCGGCTTCTACCGCCTCTTCTACTACCTCTGGCGCCGGTTCCGTGGCTACGGGAAGATCGACGCGCTGATGCACGACCCCAACATCGAGGACATCTCCTGTGACGGCTACGGTCTGCCGCTGTACGCCTACCACGAGGACTACCAGGACGTCGAGACCAACGTCTCGTTCGGCGAGGAGGAACTCGACTCGTTCGTCATCCAGCTGGCCCAGCAGTCCGGCCGCCACATCTCCGTCGGCAATCCCGTGGTCGAGACCACGCTGGAGGACGGCTCGCGTGCGGAACTCGCCCTCGGCCAGGAGGTCACGCCCCGGGGATCGGCGTTCACCATCCGGAAGTACAGCGAGGAGCCGTTCACGCCCATCGACCTGCTCCGGTTCGGGACGTACAACCTGGACCAGATGGCCTACCTCTGGATGGCCATCGAGCACAACAAGAACGTCATCTTCGCCGGCGGGACGGCGGCCGGGAAGACGACATCGCTGAACGCCATCTCGATGTTCATCCCGCCGCGCTCGAAGCTCATCACCATCGAGGACACCCGCGAGCTGGCGCTGTACCACGACAACTGGCTCTCCAGCGTCACGCGCGAGCGGCTCGACGAGGCCGCCAACATCACGATGTACGACCTGCTGCGGTCGTCGCTCCGGCACCGGCCGGAGTACATCATCGTCGGCGAGGTGCGTGGCGAGGAGGCCATCACGCTGTTCCAGGCGATGAACACGGGCCACACGACGCTGTCGACGATGCACGCCGACTCGGTGCAGACGGCGATCAACCGCCTCGAGAACGAGCCCATCAACGTGCCGCGCCCGATGGTCCAGTCGCTGGACGTGCTGGTCGTGCAGACGCTGGCCCGGTTCGGCGGCGAACGGGTGCGGCGTGCCTCCGACATCGCCGAGATCGAGGGCATCGACCAGCGGACCGGCGAGCTGGACTACGCGGGCGCGTACGACTGGGATGCGACGGACGACACGTTCCGAGAGGGTAATCGCAACCTGATGGACGAGATCCGCGAGGAGCGGGGGTGGTCCCAGCGCGACCTGCTCAGCGAGATGCGTCGTCGCCGCCGCTTCCTGAAGTACCTCTGGGACGAGGAGGTCACGAACTACCAGGCGTTCACGACGATGGTGAACCGCTACTACGCCGACCCGGACCGGGTGATGGACCGCATCGATGCCCCCGAACTCGACACGGGTAGCGGGGCCGAGGCGAGCGCGGACGACTGA
- a CDS encoding type II secretion system F family protein, whose amino-acid sequence MAVTTYIPLIVVVVTLLVLALAPFSRTLERDTKRLAFTAFGGRNIPHDEQRERTLRSAGIGTPYRVYVTQTYLYTAVAAFSGAVLGVYLGGFIVDLLELRTLTAPSPIISDVTSSLPEFLLAFNAKLFALLVGTSILLGTIAATIVYAIRWAIPSVRATTRERQIDASLPRMVAFIYAQSRGGMAFPDVMRSLSNNRGVFGAGADEMAVGVRNIDLFGQDLVNAVRDLSRRTPSQQFQKFMENLTSVLQSGRNLSEFLADEYERYREQAEEQQEEILELLATTAEVYVTSVVAGMLFLITILLVIGLTSGDTLVLVQLITYVVLPATNVLFIAYLSEITQPLRASRDDSDIERDELNTLNQRLPREAGEGSPETAPDGGESVGRTSSGLADGGEVEYGWAESPRTKANRDRLRAYKRVRRIREGLTSPIDSLFDQPELILFVTVPIALGFVLAQLPAALASGTFDARAFDDALIQAALFVMATFAVVYEVSQARLQRLESAIPDMLERLASLNEAGVAVVSSFDRVRRSDLGELNAEVDRIWRDIKWGATVEQALDRFERRVQTPSVTRTVTLLTNSMRASNEIGPVLRIASEQARADQRLKRKRKQEMFTYIIVIYVSFLVFLVVIGAIDRVLIPNLPTQDALTGGGSAVQAAPSFLQINSEKVDQYRLTFFHAGLIQATLSGLVGGQMGGGSIKDGVKHATIMLTITYLAFVFLPQPDVGSGTAAMIAPLLPF is encoded by the coding sequence ATGGCGGTCACGACCTACATCCCGCTGATCGTCGTCGTCGTGACGCTGCTGGTACTGGCGCTGGCGCCGTTCAGCCGGACGCTCGAACGCGACACCAAACGGCTGGCGTTCACCGCCTTCGGCGGCCGGAACATCCCGCACGACGAGCAGCGCGAGCGGACCCTTCGCTCGGCGGGCATCGGGACGCCCTACCGGGTGTACGTCACGCAGACGTACCTCTACACGGCGGTTGCGGCGTTCAGTGGGGCCGTCCTCGGGGTGTACCTCGGCGGATTCATCGTCGATCTGCTCGAACTCCGGACGCTGACCGCACCCAGCCCGATCATCAGCGACGTGACCTCCTCGCTGCCGGAGTTCCTGCTGGCGTTCAACGCGAAACTGTTCGCGCTGCTCGTCGGGACCAGCATCCTGCTCGGCACCATCGCGGCGACCATCGTCTACGCTATCCGGTGGGCCATCCCCTCGGTGCGGGCGACCACGCGCGAGCGCCAGATCGACGCCTCGCTCCCCCGGATGGTCGCGTTCATCTACGCCCAGTCCCGCGGCGGGATGGCGTTCCCGGACGTGATGCGGTCGCTGTCGAACAACCGGGGGGTCTTCGGCGCCGGCGCCGACGAGATGGCCGTCGGCGTCCGCAACATCGACCTGTTCGGGCAGGACCTCGTCAACGCCGTCCGTGACCTCTCGCGGCGCACGCCGTCCCAGCAGTTCCAGAAGTTCATGGAGAACCTGACGAGCGTGCTCCAGTCAGGGCGGAACCTCTCGGAGTTCCTCGCCGACGAGTACGAGCGATACCGCGAGCAGGCCGAGGAACAGCAGGAGGAGATCCTCGAACTCCTCGCCACCACGGCGGAGGTGTACGTCACGTCGGTCGTCGCGGGGATGCTGTTCCTCATCACCATCCTGCTCGTCATCGGGCTCACGAGCGGTGACACGCTGGTCCTCGTCCAGCTCATCACCTACGTCGTCCTGCCGGCGACGAACGTCCTGTTCATCGCCTACCTCTCGGAGATCACCCAGCCCCTTCGGGCGAGCCGCGACGACAGCGATATCGAGCGCGACGAGCTGAACACCCTGAACCAGCGGCTGCCGCGAGAGGCCGGTGAGGGCAGCCCCGAGACCGCGCCGGATGGTGGCGAGTCCGTCGGCCGGACCTCGTCGGGCCTGGCCGACGGTGGGGAGGTGGAGTACGGCTGGGCCGAGAGCCCCCGGACGAAGGCCAACCGGGACCGGCTCCGGGCGTACAAGCGCGTCAGACGGATTCGGGAGGGACTCACCAGCCCCATCGACTCGCTGTTCGACCAGCCGGAGCTCATCCTCTTCGTGACCGTCCCCATCGCGCTGGGGTTCGTCCTGGCACAGCTGCCGGCCGCGCTGGCCAGCGGCACGTTCGACGCCCGCGCGTTCGACGACGCCCTCATCCAGGCCGCCCTGTTCGTGATGGCGACGTTCGCGGTCGTCTACGAGGTGTCGCAGGCCCGCCTCCAGCGCCTCGAGAGCGCCATCCCGGACATGCTCGAACGGCTCGCCAGCCTCAACGAGGCCGGCGTCGCGGTCGTCTCCTCCTTCGACCGGGTGCGCCGGAGCGACCTCGGCGAGCTGAACGCGGAGGTCGACCGCATCTGGCGCGACATCAAGTGGGGCGCCACCGTCGAGCAAGCGCTGGACCGCTTCGAGCGCCGGGTCCAGACCCCCTCGGTCACGCGGACGGTGACCCTGCTGACGAACTCGATGCGGGCCTCGAACGAGATCGGCCCCGTCCTCCGCATCGCCTCCGAGCAGGCCCGCGCCGACCAGCGCCTCAAGCGCAAGCGCAAGCAGGAGATGTTCACCTACATCATCGTCATCTACGTCTCCTTCCTGGTCTTCCTGGTCGTCATCGGGGCCATCGACCGCGTCCTCATCCCGAACCTGCCGACGCAGGACGCGCTCACCGGCGGGGGCAGTGCCGTCCAGGCCGCCCCGTCGTTCCTCCAGATCAACTCGGAGAAGGTCGACCAGTACCGCCTCACCTTCTTCCACGCGGGCCTCATCCAGGCCACCCTCTCCGGGCTGGTCGGCGGGCAGATGGGTGGCGGCTCCATCAAGGACGGAGTCAAGCACGCCACCATCATGCTGACCATCACCTACCTGGCGTTCGTCTTCCTGCCCCAGCCGGACGTCGGCAGCGGGACGGCGGCGATGATCGCCCCGCTGCTCCCGTTCTGA
- a CDS encoding class I SAM-dependent methyltransferase produces the protein MPGDDPAPDADSAAVDAARDRRTVRETYDRIAGHFAETRAHPWPEVVDFLDGRTGTTGLDLGAGNGRHVEPLAARTERVLAVDASAQLLRAGRARATERGYADRYRPVVADAARLPLVAGSVDLAVYVATLHHLPDRETRVTSLSELARILAPGARALVSAWSTAHDRFDAPADAEEGFDTTVDWTLPGGETVPRFYHIYAPAEFDRDLAASDLTVVESFRSSGNCYAVVGPD, from the coding sequence GTGCCGGGGGACGATCCGGCCCCGGACGCCGACTCCGCCGCCGTCGACGCCGCCCGGGACCGCCGGACGGTCCGCGAGACGTACGACCGCATCGCCGGCCACTTCGCCGAGACCCGCGCGCACCCGTGGCCCGAGGTGGTCGACTTCCTCGACGGGCGCACGGGGACGACGGGACTCGACCTCGGTGCGGGGAACGGGCGGCACGTCGAGCCGCTCGCGGCCCGCACGGAGCGGGTCCTCGCCGTCGACGCAAGCGCCCAGCTCCTCCGTGCTGGCCGAGCGCGCGCGACCGAGCGTGGGTACGCGGACCGCTACCGACCGGTCGTGGCCGACGCCGCCCGGCTCCCGCTCGTGGCCGGCTCGGTGGACCTCGCCGTCTACGTCGCGACGCTGCACCACCTGCCGGACCGGGAGACACGGGTCACGTCGCTCTCGGAACTCGCCCGCATCCTCGCCCCGGGCGCCCGGGCGCTCGTGAGTGCGTGGAGTACCGCCCACGACCGCTTCGACGCGCCGGCCGATGCCGAGGAGGGGTTCGACACGACCGTCGACTGGACGCTCCCCGGAGGGGAGACGGTTCCCCGGTTCTACCACATCTACGCGCCGGCGGAGTTCGACCGTGACCTCGCGGCGAGCGACCTCACCGTCGTCGAGTCGTTCCGGTCGAGCGGGAACTGCTACGCCGTCGTCGGACCCGACTGA